One genomic segment of Chitinophaga sancti includes these proteins:
- a CDS encoding superoxide dismutase, which yields MNKREFIKLAGLASVAAAVGNPAGMVSAASLKGKKDTNGNSPKAPFTVPALPYAFDALEPNIDKMTMEIHHDKHHGGYVKNLNDAVKGTKYESLTLDEILAAVKADDKAIRSNGGGHYNHSLFWTLLSPTKTTPSDKLKAAVTASFGSWEKFQDAFNTAAKTVFGSGWAWLIVTPAKKLQVISTPNQDNPLMKGIVKETGTPVLALDVWEHAYYLKYHNVRPDYINAFWNVINWNEVDKLYAAAVK from the coding sequence ATGAATAAAAGAGAATTTATTAAGTTAGCCGGCCTTGCCAGCGTTGCTGCTGCTGTGGGCAACCCTGCCGGTATGGTGAGTGCTGCTTCATTGAAAGGGAAAAAAGATACGAACGGAAATAGCCCAAAAGCTCCTTTTACTGTGCCTGCCTTGCCTTATGCTTTTGATGCACTGGAACCAAACATCGACAAGATGACAATGGAAATCCACCATGATAAGCATCATGGCGGCTATGTGAAAAATCTGAACGACGCTGTAAAAGGTACTAAGTACGAAAGCCTGACGCTGGATGAAATTCTGGCTGCGGTAAAAGCTGATGATAAAGCCATTCGTAGCAATGGTGGTGGTCACTACAATCACTCTCTGTTCTGGACATTGCTGTCACCTACTAAAACCACTCCATCCGATAAACTGAAAGCTGCTGTAACAGCATCTTTTGGCTCATGGGAGAAATTCCAGGATGCATTCAATACTGCTGCAAAAACAGTGTTTGGTTCTGGTTGGGCGTGGCTCATTGTTACACCAGCTAAAAAGCTGCAGGTGATATCGACACCAAATCAGGATAATCCTTTAATGAAAGGGATTGTGAAGGAAACGGGTACGCCGGTTCTGGCACTGGATGTATGGGAGCATGCTTATTATCTGAAGTATCATAACGTACGTCCTGATTATATCAATGCTTTCTGGAATGTGATTAACTGGAATGAAGTGGATAAGTTGTATGCTGCGGCAGTGAAATAA
- a CDS encoding twin-arginine translocase TatA/TatE family subunit: protein MTAVIVKSPLLLFQDLGMSELLLIALVVLLLFGGKKIPELMRGLGKGIREFNDAKNNVRKEIEEGMKETPSTTDQKGA, encoded by the coding sequence ATGACTGCCGTTATTGTAAAATCACCACTGTTATTGTTCCAGGATCTGGGTATGAGTGAACTGTTGCTGATCGCCCTGGTTGTATTACTGTTATTTGGCGGTAAGAAAATCCCTGAACTGATGCGCGGACTTGGTAAAGGTATCCGTGAGTTCAACGATGCCAAAAACAATGTACGTAAGGAGATCGAAGAGGGAATGAAGGAAACACCTTCTACTACAGATCAGAAAGGAGCTTAA
- the ffh gene encoding signal recognition particle protein gives MFESLSERLDSAFKQLKGEGRISEINIASTVKEIRRALVDADVNYKIAKDFTDRVREKALGEKVLTAISPGQLMVKIVKDELAELMGGAEVELDIKSNPSVILIAGLQGSGKTTFSGKLANFLKTKKGKKPLLVAADIYRPAAIDQLKVLGEQIGVEVYSEPENKDAVKIAQNAIAQAKQNGNTVVIIDTAGRLAVDEAMMTEVANVKAAVKPNEILFVVDSMTGQDAVNTAKAFNERLDFSGVVLTKLDGDTRGGAALTIKYTVEKPIKFVSMGEKLDTLDVFYPERMAQRILGMGDITTLVERAQAQFNEEQAKKLEKKIRQNQFDFDDFREQLNQIKKMGNLKDLMGMIPGIGKAIKDIDISDDAFKGIEAIIGSMTPSERSNPDLIDGSRRRRIAKGAGKDIQDVNQFMKQFEQMRQMMKQMNKFGAGGRGLRAMGK, from the coding sequence ATGTTTGAATCATTATCAGAGCGGCTCGACTCCGCCTTCAAGCAGTTGAAAGGTGAAGGCCGTATCAGTGAAATAAATATTGCCAGTACCGTAAAGGAAATCCGCCGTGCGCTGGTAGATGCTGACGTTAACTATAAAATCGCGAAAGACTTTACCGACAGGGTAAGGGAAAAAGCGCTGGGTGAAAAGGTACTTACTGCCATTTCTCCGGGTCAGCTCATGGTGAAAATCGTGAAAGACGAGTTGGCGGAACTGATGGGAGGGGCCGAAGTCGAACTGGATATCAAATCCAATCCTTCAGTTATCCTGATCGCAGGTCTGCAGGGTTCCGGTAAAACCACTTTCTCCGGTAAACTTGCTAACTTTCTCAAAACTAAAAAAGGTAAAAAGCCCCTGCTGGTAGCAGCTGACATCTACCGTCCTGCGGCGATCGATCAGCTGAAAGTACTGGGCGAGCAGATTGGTGTAGAAGTTTACAGTGAACCTGAGAACAAGGACGCTGTGAAAATTGCCCAGAATGCGATCGCACAGGCTAAGCAGAATGGTAATACTGTCGTGATCATCGATACCGCCGGTCGTCTGGCAGTCGATGAAGCCATGATGACTGAGGTAGCCAATGTAAAGGCTGCTGTAAAACCAAACGAAATCCTCTTTGTCGTGGACTCCATGACAGGTCAGGATGCCGTAAATACTGCCAAAGCCTTCAATGAACGCCTGGACTTCAGTGGAGTAGTACTCACAAAGCTGGATGGTGATACCCGTGGTGGTGCTGCATTAACTATCAAATACACAGTTGAGAAGCCCATCAAGTTTGTGAGCATGGGCGAAAAGCTGGATACCCTCGATGTGTTCTACCCTGAGCGTATGGCACAGCGTATTCTGGGTATGGGTGATATCACTACCCTGGTAGAACGCGCGCAGGCACAGTTCAACGAAGAGCAGGCGAAGAAGCTGGAAAAGAAGATTCGTCAGAACCAGTTTGATTTTGATGATTTCCGTGAGCAACTGAACCAGATTAAGAAAATGGGTAACCTGAAAGACCTGATGGGTATGATCCCAGGTATCGGTAAGGCTATCAAAGATATTGATATCAGTGATGACGCTTTCAAAGGTATAGAAGCTATTATCGGCTCTATGACCCCGTCAGAGCGTAGCAATCCAGACCTGATTGATGGCAGCCGCCGTCGCCGTATTGCGAAAGGCGCCGGTAAAGACATCCAGGATGTAAACCAGTTTATGAAACAATTTGAACAAATGCGCCAGATGATGAAACAAATGAATAAATTTGGTGCCGGAGGTAGAGGTCTGAGAGCAATGGGCAAATAA
- a CDS encoding LptF/LptG family permease, with the protein MKKLDKLIIKTFLGPFVATFFVTLFVLIMQFLWKYIDDLVGKGLDTPVIIELITYTSANLVSLALPLAVLLSSIMTFGNLGESFELVAIKSSGISLLRFMRPVLYCCSIIAVLAFLFNNYVMPVANLRAKSLLYDITNSKPAFNIKAGVFYTDIPDYTIKVANKEKDNKTIHQVMIIDHSPGGGDKLILAKKGEMVLSNDKRFLYFILENGWRYEERGNRNFNQPGDLIRLGFSQYKKAFDLSSFAFSRLDMGLFASNQQMLNVRQLDKAIDSLKEQEKVFTRTVNVYITSRYPFGQWKDTGWLATAPPIKTKNFKDLVPEDARRFVFERTEQSVRDGQSNLEGPAKEFQDKHNTLILHKVEWQRKFTLAFSCIVMFLIGAPLGSIIRKGGLGTPLIFAVAFFVIFNIFFMTGEKMARKDVMATWSGMWLSNIVLIPIAVFLIVKAMNDSNLFNKEFYVRIFNRIKKFFIRNTLKPTT; encoded by the coding sequence GTGAAAAAACTGGATAAGCTAATCATAAAGACCTTTCTGGGCCCCTTCGTGGCTACCTTCTTTGTCACCTTGTTCGTGCTCATCATGCAATTCCTCTGGAAATACATTGATGACCTGGTGGGAAAGGGACTGGATACACCTGTGATTATCGAACTGATCACTTATACCAGTGCTAACCTGGTATCCCTGGCACTCCCGCTGGCAGTACTCCTGTCTTCTATCATGACCTTCGGTAACCTGGGCGAAAGCTTTGAACTCGTTGCCATCAAATCGTCTGGTATCTCCCTGCTGCGCTTCATGCGCCCCGTACTGTACTGCTGTTCCATCATCGCTGTGCTGGCTTTCCTCTTTAACAACTATGTGATGCCGGTGGCAAACCTCCGCGCCAAATCACTCCTCTACGATATTACAAACTCCAAACCCGCCTTCAATATCAAGGCTGGCGTGTTCTATACAGATATTCCGGACTATACCATCAAAGTAGCCAACAAGGAAAAGGATAACAAAACTATCCACCAGGTCATGATCATCGACCATAGCCCAGGTGGCGGCGACAAACTGATCCTTGCCAAAAAAGGCGAAATGGTACTGTCTAACGACAAACGCTTCTTATACTTTATCCTGGAAAACGGCTGGCGCTATGAAGAACGCGGCAACCGCAACTTCAACCAGCCAGGTGACCTGATCAGACTGGGCTTCAGCCAGTATAAAAAAGCATTTGACCTGAGCTCTTTTGCTTTTAGCCGCCTGGATATGGGCCTCTTCGCCTCTAACCAGCAAATGCTGAATGTGAGACAACTGGATAAAGCCATCGATTCACTGAAGGAACAGGAAAAAGTCTTTACCCGTACTGTGAATGTATATATTACCAGCCGCTATCCGTTCGGACAATGGAAAGATACCGGTTGGCTGGCGACCGCCCCTCCTATCAAAACAAAGAACTTCAAGGACCTGGTGCCTGAAGATGCCCGTCGTTTTGTATTCGAGAGAACAGAACAAAGTGTTCGTGATGGTCAGAGTAACCTGGAAGGCCCTGCCAAGGAATTCCAGGATAAACACAATACCCTGATCCTGCACAAGGTAGAATGGCAGCGTAAATTTACACTGGCCTTCTCCTGTATCGTGATGTTCCTGATCGGTGCACCCCTTGGCTCTATCATCCGTAAGGGTGGCCTGGGTACCCCACTTATCTTTGCCGTTGCATTCTTTGTGATCTTCAATATATTCTTTATGACGGGCGAGAAAATGGCCCGTAAAGACGTAATGGCTACCTGGAGTGGCATGTGGTTGTCAAACATCGTGTTGATCCCCATCGCCGTGTTCCTGATCGTGAAAGCCATGAACGACTCCAACCTGTTCAATAAAGAATTCTATGTGAGGATCTTCAACAGGATAAAAAAGTTCTTTATAAGAAATACTCTCAAACCTACAACCTGA
- a CDS encoding RNA polymerase sigma factor RpoD/SigA codes for MRQLKITKSITNRESQSLEKYLQEIGKVDLITPEEEVNLAIRIKQGDQRALEKLTKANLRFVVSVAKQYQNQGLSLSDLINEGNLGLIKAAQRFDETRGFKFISYAVWWIRQSILQALAEQSRIVRLPLNKVGLSNKISKAYSQLEQEFEREPSPDELATILEINTEEVEATLGVAARHVSMDAPFIDGEDNSLLDVLANPNASSADEELDHHDSLRREIERSLSTLTDRQKDVIMLYFGIAVEHPMSLEDIGEKFGLTRERVRQIKDKAITKLRTTSRSKLLRNYLGN; via the coding sequence ATGCGCCAACTCAAAATCACTAAGTCCATCACTAACCGTGAGTCCCAATCACTGGAAAAATACTTACAGGAAATTGGGAAAGTAGACTTAATCACGCCGGAGGAAGAAGTGAACCTGGCTATCCGCATTAAGCAAGGAGATCAGAGAGCACTGGAAAAGCTTACAAAGGCTAACCTGCGCTTCGTGGTATCTGTTGCCAAGCAATATCAGAACCAGGGTTTATCTCTCAGTGATCTGATTAATGAGGGCAACCTCGGTCTTATTAAGGCTGCACAGCGTTTCGATGAAACACGTGGTTTTAAATTTATTTCTTATGCCGTATGGTGGATTCGTCAATCTATCCTGCAGGCATTGGCAGAACAAAGCCGCATCGTTCGTTTGCCGCTTAATAAGGTAGGTCTGAGCAATAAGATCAGCAAAGCATACTCTCAACTCGAACAGGAATTTGAAAGAGAACCTTCACCAGACGAACTGGCTACTATTCTCGAAATCAATACGGAAGAAGTTGAAGCCACTTTAGGTGTTGCAGCACGTCACGTATCTATGGATGCGCCTTTCATCGACGGAGAAGACAATTCCCTGCTGGATGTACTGGCAAATCCAAATGCAAGCAGCGCAGATGAGGAACTGGATCACCACGATTCACTGCGTCGCGAAATAGAACGTTCTTTATCTACACTCACAGATCGTCAGAAAGATGTAATTATGCTATACTTTGGTATCGCAGTAGAACATCCGATGTCTCTGGAAGATATAGGGGAGAAGTTCGGTCTCACCCGCGAAAGGGTTCGCCAGATCAAAGATAAGGCGATCACCAAGCTGAGAACTACCAGCCGCAGCAAACTGCTGAGGAACTACCTGGGCAACTAA
- a CDS encoding phosphatase PAP2 family protein: MKTIVTLFGKNAWFFVPFLLWVVTGAILQIFFFTHEELFLAINSFHAPWADVVMSWLTYVGDGITFAIMLVVILALRKFRMFLNAGCILLLVTILIQTAKHYFNAPRPIKYFEDPAIIHTVKWVTVHGGCSFPSGHTTTAFAMFCFLSLISRNKLMGLVFIMLAFCAAWSRIYLAQHFFIDVYVGSIIGTCSSILLYMVFDKRKGNTPAEIIPEAAIGLS, encoded by the coding sequence TTGAAAACGATTGTTACACTGTTCGGCAAGAACGCATGGTTCTTTGTGCCATTCCTGTTATGGGTAGTAACAGGAGCTATCCTACAAATTTTCTTCTTTACGCATGAAGAATTATTTCTGGCTATCAACAGCTTTCACGCTCCCTGGGCAGACGTTGTCATGTCCTGGCTCACCTATGTCGGCGACGGTATCACCTTTGCCATAATGCTGGTGGTGATCCTGGCCCTGCGTAAATTCCGGATGTTCCTCAATGCAGGTTGTATCCTGCTGCTGGTAACCATCCTGATACAAACTGCCAAACATTACTTCAACGCTCCCAGACCTATTAAATACTTCGAAGATCCAGCCATCATTCATACCGTAAAATGGGTAACCGTTCACGGAGGATGCAGCTTCCCTTCCGGTCATACCACGACTGCCTTCGCCATGTTTTGCTTCCTTTCCCTGATCAGCCGTAATAAGTTGATGGGACTGGTGTTCATTATGCTGGCATTTTGTGCTGCCTGGTCCAGAATTTACCTGGCGCAGCACTTCTTTATCGATGTGTATGTAGGAAGTATTATCGGTACATGCAGCAGCATCCTGCTTTACATGGTATTCGATAAAAGAAAAGGGAATACACCTGCCGAAATTATTCCCGAAGCGGCTATAGGTCTTAGTTGA
- a CDS encoding ThiF family adenylyltransferase, with translation MRELEEHIKQQQPDTDNFTPSFYRLGNAEEYKALTSLLSSNPHIRVYDHIVSQLKELIKISNPTKRLTPEEYEQHLAAYVGTQALEEIGVWVYYPWADRVVHIVDEEDFIALRTSRNQHKITKEEIEILRTKKIGIIGLSVGGSIALTIAMERVCGELRLSDFDKVELTNMNRIRTGIHNIQISKAVVAAREIAELDPFIKVKCYLDGATEQNLDDFFTADGTLDVLVEECDGIDIKVLSRVKAKALQIPVVMDTNDRGMVDVERFDLEPERPLLHGFIPADLDLERLKGLTDAEKLPIFRPMVALDDMSARMKYSLSEIGKTITTWPQLASSVVLGGAAVTDTCRRILLDQYKSSGRYYVDFEQIFV, from the coding sequence ATGAGAGAATTAGAAGAACATATAAAACAACAACAACCAGACACAGACAATTTCACACCATCCTTTTATAGGTTGGGAAATGCCGAAGAGTATAAAGCCCTTACCAGCTTATTGAGTAGTAACCCGCATATCCGCGTTTATGATCACATCGTATCACAGTTGAAGGAACTCATTAAGATCAGCAACCCGACAAAGCGTTTAACACCTGAAGAATATGAGCAGCATTTAGCCGCTTATGTTGGAACACAGGCGCTGGAAGAAATCGGAGTATGGGTGTATTATCCATGGGCTGACAGAGTAGTGCACATCGTAGATGAAGAAGATTTTATTGCATTGCGTACAAGCCGTAACCAGCATAAGATCACGAAGGAAGAAATTGAAATACTGCGTACAAAGAAGATCGGCATTATCGGTCTATCAGTAGGTGGCAGTATTGCGCTTACGATTGCTATGGAAAGAGTGTGTGGAGAGTTGAGACTATCGGACTTTGATAAAGTAGAACTGACCAATATGAACCGTATCCGTACGGGCATACACAATATACAAATATCCAAGGCTGTGGTAGCAGCCAGGGAAATAGCAGAACTGGATCCTTTCATCAAAGTAAAATGTTACCTGGATGGCGCAACAGAGCAAAACCTGGATGACTTTTTTACTGCTGATGGTACTCTGGATGTACTGGTAGAAGAATGTGATGGAATCGATATAAAAGTTCTGAGCCGGGTAAAGGCAAAAGCTTTGCAAATCCCTGTAGTAATGGACACCAATGACAGAGGGATGGTGGATGTAGAACGTTTTGACCTTGAGCCTGAAAGGCCCCTGCTGCATGGTTTTATCCCTGCCGATCTGGACCTGGAACGCTTAAAAGGGCTGACTGACGCAGAAAAATTACCCATCTTCCGTCCCATGGTTGCCCTGGATGATATGTCTGCCAGGATGAAATACTCCCTGAGCGAAATTGGTAAAACCATCACAACATGGCCACAGCTGGCATCCTCCGTCGTATTGGGAGGAGCTGCTGTTACAGACACCTGCAGGCGCATATTGCTGGATCAATACAAAAGCTCCGGCAGGTATTATGTAGACTTCGAGCAGATATTTGTTTAA
- a CDS encoding glycosyltransferase family 39 protein: MKYLLIAIAAAILFVPFLGHVHLFDWDEINFAEAAREMLVTHNYSQVQIDFAPFWEKPPLFIWMQAISMALFGVNEFAARFPNAIIGIATIVTLFGIGKKLADEKMGLWWALAYAGSWLPHFYFKSGIIDPTFNYFIFLAIYCVFRVPYSAKPNRIAILGGVALGLAVLTKGPVAILVSLLTFIVYWIVKKGKTGIKLPQLALITLFAFITTALWFGYELLAHGWWFINEFVTYQIRLLTTPDAGHGGNFFYHWIVLLVGCFPASIFLFSYFRGKKDRSIYGGAQGAEVRDFRTWMWVLFWVVLILFSIVETKIVHYSSLCYFPLSFLAAWQIYRITEGKVVLRAWNIVLMLLIGMLIGTAITLLPIVGVYKQQLISAIGDKFAKANLQADVSFSLWESAYGAVYLLLVIVSAVLLFNKKVKVGIVMLFVSTIGAIQITVVHFTPKIEAFSQRAAIEFFESFQGKDDYVQVLSYHSYAHLFYTKKLPATNKNYYNQEWLLKGAVDKPTYFICRITDSEPWRKDPNLEVIGEKNGFVFFKRK, encoded by the coding sequence ATGAAATACCTGCTTATCGCCATTGCGGCTGCTATCCTGTTCGTCCCTTTTCTGGGGCATGTGCACCTGTTTGACTGGGACGAGATCAACTTTGCGGAGGCAGCAAGGGAGATGCTGGTAACACATAACTACTCTCAGGTTCAGATCGACTTTGCCCCTTTCTGGGAAAAGCCGCCATTATTTATCTGGATGCAGGCCATCAGCATGGCCCTGTTTGGTGTCAACGAATTTGCCGCACGTTTTCCTAATGCCATCATTGGCATTGCTACTATCGTTACGCTGTTTGGTATCGGGAAAAAGCTGGCTGATGAAAAGATGGGCCTATGGTGGGCACTGGCATATGCAGGCTCATGGTTACCACATTTTTATTTCAAGTCAGGGATTATTGACCCAACCTTCAATTATTTCATATTCTTAGCGATTTACTGTGTGTTTCGCGTGCCTTATTCGGCAAAGCCAAACAGGATTGCTATCCTGGGTGGTGTTGCACTGGGATTGGCAGTACTGACGAAAGGGCCGGTAGCTATACTGGTGAGTCTGCTCACTTTCATCGTATACTGGATTGTGAAAAAAGGGAAAACAGGGATTAAGCTGCCGCAGCTGGCACTGATCACTTTGTTTGCCTTTATTACTACAGCGCTGTGGTTTGGGTATGAACTGCTGGCTCATGGCTGGTGGTTTATCAATGAGTTTGTGACTTACCAGATCCGTTTGCTCACGACACCTGATGCAGGGCATGGGGGGAATTTCTTTTATCACTGGATTGTATTGCTGGTGGGTTGTTTCCCTGCGAGTATTTTCCTATTCAGTTATTTCAGGGGAAAGAAGGATCGGTCTATTTATGGTGGCGCACAGGGTGCAGAGGTGAGAGATTTCAGAACATGGATGTGGGTGTTGTTTTGGGTGGTGTTGATCCTGTTCTCTATTGTAGAGACGAAGATTGTGCATTATTCTTCTTTGTGTTATTTTCCATTGAGCTTTCTGGCAGCTTGGCAGATATATAGAATTACAGAAGGGAAAGTGGTGTTGCGCGCATGGAATATTGTGCTGATGTTGTTGATTGGAATGCTGATAGGTACAGCGATCACTTTATTGCCGATAGTAGGTGTGTATAAGCAACAGCTGATATCTGCAATTGGAGACAAGTTTGCGAAAGCTAATCTGCAGGCAGATGTATCATTTTCATTGTGGGAGAGTGCGTATGGGGCAGTCTATTTGTTGTTGGTGATTGTGAGTGCTGTGTTGTTGTTTAATAAGAAAGTGAAGGTGGGGATAGTAATGTTGTTTGTGAGTACGATAGGGGCGATACAGATTACGGTGGTACATTTTACACCGAAGATAGAGGCGTTTTCACAGAGAGCGGCGATAGAGTTTTTTGAGTCGTTTCAGGGGAAGGATGATTATGTGCAGGTGTTGAGTTATCATAGTTATGCGCACTTGTTTTATACGAAGAAGTTGCCGGCGACGAATAAGAATTATTATAACCAGGAGTGGCTGTTGAAAGGGGCGGTGGATAAGCCGACGTATTTTATTTGCAGAATTACAGATAGTGAGCCTTGGAGGAAGGATCCGAATCTGGAAGTGATAGGAGAGAAAAATGGGTTTGTGTTCTTTAAGCGAAAATGA
- a CDS encoding START-like domain-containing protein translates to MSKKVQYELEYPVRCSPSILYEFLSTPAGLQEWFADKVDYRDNVFSFSWNGSVEEAEVLEQEEDEFIRLHWKHAPKEEFFEFRITISEVTNETILIVRDFAEKKEIADQSQLWDYQVKDLFHRIGN, encoded by the coding sequence ATGTCTAAGAAAGTGCAATATGAGTTGGAATACCCCGTACGGTGCTCACCCAGTATCTTATATGAATTCCTATCTACACCTGCTGGATTACAGGAGTGGTTTGCGGATAAAGTAGATTACAGGGACAACGTATTTTCCTTCTCCTGGAATGGATCTGTTGAAGAAGCGGAGGTACTGGAACAGGAAGAAGATGAGTTTATTCGTTTACATTGGAAACATGCGCCCAAAGAAGAATTCTTTGAATTTCGCATTACCATTTCTGAAGTAACTAACGAGACAATCCTGATTGTAAGGGATTTTGCAGAGAAAAAAGAAATAGCTGACCAAAGCCAACTATGGGATTACCAGGTAAAAGACCTATTCCACCGTATTGGCAACTAA
- the rplS gene encoding 50S ribosomal protein L19 has product MNAISFVHEQLTGNTKKYPKFKAGDNVTVNYKIVEGNKERIQSFKGDVIKIQGTGFTASFTVRKISDGIGVERVFPLFSPNIDGIVLNKVGKVRRARLFYLRERAGKAARIKEKRV; this is encoded by the coding sequence ATGAACGCGATTTCTTTTGTTCACGAGCAACTGACAGGTAATACAAAAAAATACCCTAAGTTTAAAGCCGGTGACAATGTCACTGTAAACTATAAAATTGTTGAAGGTAACAAGGAAAGAATCCAGTCCTTCAAAGGTGATGTAATCAAAATCCAGGGTACTGGTTTTACTGCATCATTCACAGTAAGAAAGATCTCTGATGGAATTGGTGTAGAAAGAGTTTTCCCTCTGTTCTCTCCAAACATCGATGGTATCGTACTGAACAAAGTTGGTAAAGTAAGAAGAGCAAGACTGTTCTACCTGCGTGAACGCGCTGGTAAAGCTGCTCGTATTAAAGAAAAAAGGGTTTAG
- the rimM gene encoding ribosome maturation factor RimM (Essential for efficient processing of 16S rRNA), giving the protein MNNYFSIGKLVSVFGLQGEFILKHSLGKRASLQGVEAIFLEERKNSFIPYFVQKASVKDHEHTFVKLEGIDTKEDARKLVQTPVYLGEADFKAQAASSAPLAMLGYAVHDKELGELGVIEEVIEMPMQVLLKIMYKEKEVLLPLNEQSLVKVDKKGQIVHVDLPEGLLDIYMD; this is encoded by the coding sequence ATGAATAATTACTTTAGCATAGGTAAACTGGTTTCTGTATTTGGATTACAGGGTGAGTTTATTCTGAAGCACAGCCTGGGCAAAAGGGCATCCCTGCAAGGGGTGGAAGCCATCTTCCTGGAAGAGCGTAAGAACAGCTTTATACCCTATTTCGTACAGAAAGCGAGTGTGAAGGACCATGAGCATACCTTTGTGAAGCTGGAAGGCATTGACACCAAGGAAGATGCCCGTAAGCTGGTACAAACGCCTGTTTACCTGGGAGAGGCAGATTTTAAGGCACAGGCAGCGTCGTCTGCTCCGCTGGCCATGCTGGGTTATGCCGTGCATGACAAAGAGCTGGGCGAACTGGGGGTGATAGAAGAAGTGATCGAAATGCCGATGCAGGTATTGCTGAAGATCATGTATAAGGAGAAAGAGGTACTGTTGCCATTGAATGAGCAATCGCTGGTAAAGGTGGATAAGAAAGGACAGATTGTGCATGTAGACCTGCCTGAAGGATTGCTGGATATTTACATGGATTAG
- the trmD gene encoding tRNA (guanosine(37)-N1)-methyltransferase TrmD gives MRIDIITVQPGLLESPFSHSILKRAQTKGLLEIHTHNLRDYSTQKQKQVDDYQFGGGAGMVMMLEPVVRAIETLQEKISYDEIIYLTPDGETLNQGIANQLSLKGNLLMLCGHYKGIDERIRQHFVTKEISIGDYVLSGGELAAAVLVDAIGRLIPGVLNDEQSALLDSFQDNLLAPPVYTRPEEFRGWKVPEVLMSGDHKKIDNWRHEMALERTRDRRPDLLDKH, from the coding sequence ATGAGGATCGATATTATTACCGTACAGCCAGGGTTGCTGGAAAGCCCCTTTTCGCACTCGATATTAAAACGGGCGCAGACAAAAGGATTGCTGGAAATACACACCCATAATCTCCGGGATTATTCTACCCAGAAGCAAAAGCAGGTAGATGATTATCAGTTCGGGGGAGGGGCAGGTATGGTGATGATGCTGGAGCCGGTAGTAAGGGCCATTGAGACCCTGCAGGAAAAGATCTCCTATGATGAGATCATTTATCTGACACCGGATGGCGAGACCCTGAACCAGGGGATTGCAAACCAATTGTCGCTGAAGGGAAACCTGCTGATGTTGTGTGGGCATTATAAAGGTATCGATGAGCGGATCCGTCAGCATTTCGTGACAAAGGAGATTTCTATTGGTGACTATGTACTATCCGGCGGCGAGTTGGCGGCAGCGGTACTGGTAGATGCGATAGGTCGACTGATTCCGGGAGTGTTGAATGATGAGCAATCTGCCTTGCTGGATTCATTCCAGGATAACCTGCTGGCGCCACCCGTATATACCCGTCCTGAGGAGTTCAGGGGCTGGAAGGTACCGGAAGTGCTGATGAGCGGAGATCATAAGAAGATTGATAACTGGCGGCATGAGATGGCCCTGGAAAGGACCAGGGATCGCAGGCCTGATTTGCTGGATAAGCACTAG